Within the Luteitalea sp. genome, the region AGCGTCCGTGTCCACCTGAGTCACGCGGCTGCCGGTCCATTCGCCGCCGATGCGGCGATTCCCAGCGAACGACGTCGTCGTTGGCGGAATCACGGCCGTATGCGCCTCCGCGTTGAACCGAGCAAGCATTGGTCCCCCCCGAGGTTAGCGGTGTGTAGGGCTTGGCGTCCGGCCGCGAGCCCGGCTCGCGAGCAAAAGCGCCCCCGCGGACGCGGAGAAAACCGAGTAGTCCAGCGGGGACTTGATGCCGTCGAACACGGCCATCTCGGTGCCGAACACGGCCAGCAGGATCGCGGCGCCTAACGCTGTCCAGTAGCGGAGCAGACCGGCGATGAGCGCCACGCCCAGCGTGATCTCCGCAATCGTCGCCCCCCAGGCGAGGAAGGGTATCGTCCACGCCGGCATGAACGCGTTCAGCGCGGCCGTGCGGTCCAGGAATCGGTCGAACGCGACCGTCCACGGCGTCCAGCTCCACAACCCGAACCGCCCCGCGACAGCAGAGAGAAACGCTGCGCCGAGCGCGATGCGCAGAGCGCGCTGAGCCCATCGATCGAACGCCTCGTCGGACATCATCTGGCAGGCTCCTTGGGAAGCGGCCGCGACCGAGGCCCGTCGATATCGCATACGAACACGGCGAGGAAGCGCGCCGGCGCCGTGCGGCTGGCGTTGGCCGAGACGAGATGCGCCTGGTTGGGCGCTTCGTGGAAGGTCTCGCCGGCTGAGTACGTCACCTCTGGGCCGTCGCCGACCTTCATGCGGACGGCGCCCTCGAGGACATAGCCAAGCACGGGGCACGGATGCGTGTGTGGCTTGGACGCTTCGCCCGGGCCAAAAACGACTTCAACCATTGTCGACTTCAACCGGTCTCCGGCCATCCGGGGTAACGCGTGGACGGCGAGAACCCTCGACGCACCCAGAACTTGACTCGTTGAGTCAGTTTCGGTGCGTCGAGTGAGCGTCGGGGAGCGCGGCCAGAGGCCGCGGTCCGCAAGAGCGCGGGAACGGTCGCGCGGCGCCGTGGTGGCTGGCGCCGTGGTGGCTGGCGCCGTGGTGGCTGGCGCTGTGGGCATCGCTGCGATGACGGCCGTTGCCAGGGCAACGACGAGTCGGCGTGTCAGGAGACGTGTTGGTGGTGAATCCGGCATACAGATACACGCTACGCCTGACGATGGACTGCTCAAAGAGCCAATGTTGACTCTGTCGACTGGGCCAATCATGATGCACGCATGGACCTGCACCTGCGGCTCGATCCCGGCGCGCCGCTCTCGACGCAGATCTATCGACAACTGCTCGCCGCGGTGCTCGACGGTGTCCTCGGCGATGGAGACCGCCTGCCGCCGACGCGCGAGCTGGCGACCCGCCTCGGCGTCTCGCGCAACACGGTCGGCGCGGCCTACGAGCTCCTGATGGCAGACGACCTGCTGGACGGGAAGGTTGGCGCCGGGACGTTCGTCCGGAGCGGCACCCTCGTGACCGCGTCGCGCCGTGCACCCGCCGGGGCGGTGCTGCCGCGAGCGGTGTGGCGCGGACGCGAGAGCCACGACCTCCGCCGTTCGCCGGTCACGTTCGACTTCGGGGTCGGTACCCCCGACGTCACGTTGTTCCCGGGGCGTCTGTGGGCCCGGCTGGTGGC harbors:
- a CDS encoding cupin domain-containing protein produces the protein MIGPVDRVNIGSLSSPSSGVACICMPDSPPTRLLTRRLVVALATAVIAAMPTAPATTAPATTAPATTAPRDRSRALADRGLWPRSPTLTRRTETDSTSQVLGASRVLAVHALPRMAGDRLKSTMVEVVFGPGEASKPHTHPCPVLGYVLEGAVRMKVGDGPEVTYSAGETFHEAPNQAHLVSANASRTAPARFLAVFVCDIDGPRSRPLPKEPAR